In Microbacterium lushaniae, the following are encoded in one genomic region:
- a CDS encoding GH1 family beta-glucosidase, protein MSTSTGNNDYRDSGLVFPEGFTFGSATASYQVEGAAAEDGRLPSIWDTFSKTPGKVWNGDTGDVACDHYHRWEADLDLMKELGLGAYRFSIAWPRIMPTGTGAVNQAGLDFYSRLVDGLLERGIRPVATLYHWDLPQTLEDAGGWPARATADAFERYAEVVGAALGDRIHTWTTLNEPWCSAYLGYGQGGHAPGRHEPAAALAAVHHLNLAHGRALQALRATSTGDPECSVTLNFHVPRGRGDQAAEAIRRVDALANRAFTGPMLRGEYPADLLEDTASVTDWSFVEDGDLAAIHQPIDVLGVNYYSTVTVQMWDGVSPKQSNDGHKAADGGTAWPGSDGVVEFLEQPGPYTAMGWNIAPEGLEELLLSLRDQFPGQALMVTENGAAFDDVVAEDGSVPDPERLDYLRRHFTAAHRAMAQGVDLRGYFVWSLLDNFEWGYGYSKRFGIVRVDFDSLERTVKDSGRWYSELARTGVLPA, encoded by the coding sequence ATGAGCACGTCCACCGGCAACAACGACTACCGCGACAGCGGACTCGTCTTCCCCGAGGGCTTCACCTTCGGTTCCGCCACCGCGTCGTACCAGGTCGAGGGCGCCGCCGCCGAGGACGGCCGCCTGCCCTCCATCTGGGACACCTTCAGCAAGACCCCCGGCAAGGTCTGGAACGGTGACACAGGTGACGTCGCGTGCGACCACTACCACCGCTGGGAGGCCGACCTCGACCTCATGAAGGAGCTCGGGCTCGGCGCCTACCGCTTCTCGATCGCGTGGCCGCGCATCATGCCGACCGGCACGGGCGCCGTGAACCAGGCCGGGCTGGACTTTTACTCGCGCCTCGTCGACGGGCTCCTTGAGCGCGGCATCCGCCCCGTCGCGACGCTCTACCACTGGGACCTGCCGCAGACGCTGGAGGATGCCGGCGGGTGGCCGGCGAGGGCGACCGCCGACGCGTTCGAGCGCTACGCCGAGGTCGTCGGCGCGGCCCTGGGCGACCGCATCCACACGTGGACGACGCTGAACGAGCCGTGGTGCTCGGCCTACCTCGGGTACGGGCAGGGCGGGCACGCGCCCGGGCGGCACGAACCGGCCGCGGCGCTGGCCGCAGTCCACCACCTCAACCTCGCGCACGGCCGGGCGCTGCAGGCGCTGCGGGCGACTTCGACCGGCGACCCGGAGTGCTCCGTCACGCTCAACTTCCACGTGCCGCGGGGGCGGGGCGATCAGGCCGCGGAGGCGATCCGTCGCGTCGACGCCCTCGCCAACCGCGCCTTCACCGGCCCGATGCTGCGCGGTGAGTACCCCGCCGATCTGCTCGAGGACACCGCATCCGTCACCGACTGGTCGTTCGTGGAGGACGGGGATCTCGCCGCCATCCATCAGCCGATCGATGTGCTGGGGGTCAACTACTACTCCACCGTCACGGTGCAGATGTGGGACGGCGTCTCGCCCAAGCAGAGCAACGACGGCCACAAGGCCGCCGACGGCGGCACGGCGTGGCCCGGCAGCGACGGTGTCGTGGAGTTCCTCGAGCAGCCGGGGCCGTACACGGCGATGGGCTGGAACATCGCCCCGGAGGGTTTGGAGGAGCTGCTGCTGTCGCTGCGCGACCAGTTCCCGGGTCAGGCGCTCATGGTGACCGAGAACGGCGCCGCGTTCGACGACGTGGTCGCCGAAGACGGCTCCGTGCCCGACCCGGAGCGCCTGGACTACCTGCGCCGCCACTTCACCGCCGCCCACAGGGCGATGGCGCAGGGCGTGGACCTGCGGGGGTATTTCGTGTGGTCGCTGCTGGACAACTTCGAGTGGGGCTACGGCTACTCCAAGCGGTTCG
- a CDS encoding winged helix-turn-helix domain-containing protein, whose protein sequence is MSTPALLDRPAPTRHLRAVPTPSAPEPAPSAAHHLPPGTAPRGFALYVGIDESKAAADGVSLGVLVEALRRTLADLAPSAQTYATVALAPTGTGGRDVDVVRLALHEPSAVARTKQEPDEADDLAGGVVVDISRKRVLIDGESAAFTFKEFELLQYLVLREGRTIDRSELVASLWQNPTDDDAPGERTIDVHVRRLRAKLGRFEDIVRTVRGVGYRFDRHADVAIRFGHGTPSPDRV, encoded by the coding sequence ATGTCTACTCCCGCCCTCCTCGACCGTCCCGCTCCCACCCGCCACCTCCGCGCGGTCCCCACGCCCTCCGCGCCCGAGCCCGCCCCGAGCGCGGCTCACCACCTCCCCCCTGGCACCGCGCCGCGCGGCTTCGCACTGTACGTCGGCATCGACGAATCCAAGGCCGCAGCCGACGGCGTGAGCCTGGGGGTGCTCGTCGAGGCCCTCCGCCGCACGCTCGCCGACCTCGCCCCCAGCGCGCAGACCTACGCCACCGTGGCGCTCGCCCCCACCGGCACCGGCGGCCGGGATGTCGACGTCGTGCGCCTGGCCCTCCACGAGCCCTCCGCCGTCGCCCGCACCAAGCAGGAGCCCGACGAGGCCGACGACCTCGCCGGCGGCGTCGTGGTCGACATCTCACGCAAGCGCGTGCTCATCGACGGCGAATCGGCCGCGTTCACGTTCAAGGAGTTCGAGCTGCTGCAGTACCTCGTGCTGCGTGAAGGCCGCACGATCGACCGCAGCGAGCTGGTCGCGTCGCTGTGGCAGAACCCCACCGACGACGACGCCCCCGGCGAGCGCACGATCGACGTGCACGTGCGCCGGCTGCGTGCGAAGCTCGGCCGCTTCGAAGACATCGTGCGCACCGTGCGCGGCGTCGGCTACCGCTTCGACCGGCACGCCGACGTCGCGATCCGCTTCGGCCACGGCACGCCCTCCCCCGACCGCGTCTGA
- a CDS encoding DNA-3-methyladenine glycosylase family protein: MRPTGVRVRASAPPRASRDPRPASAKPRETVYRPRHALDLARAVLAQRHGAHDPAMTAAGGVIWRASRTPEGIATLALRAGPGGIVRGAAWGPGAEWALAQLPALCGAEDDPGDFDPSLHPLIAEAHHRHPGLRIGRTDRVFDSLASAVMEQKVTAMQAFSAWRSILTWCGERAPGPTPRPMFAPPDLEGWRRIPSWTWHRAGLEPPQSRTIVDAAARADALERAATAAVDGPARDAVLTSVRGVGVWTSAETRIRAFGDPDAVSVGDYHLAHHVGYALTGHRVEDDGMLELLAPWAGQRQRVIRLIYASGVIEPRRGPRVHPEDHRDR; encoded by the coding sequence ATGAGGCCGACGGGAGTGCGTGTACGGGCATCCGCCCCACCGCGCGCCTCGCGCGATCCACGCCCCGCGTCCGCAAAGCCACGGGAGACGGTCTACCGTCCGCGTCACGCGCTCGACCTGGCGCGCGCGGTGCTCGCGCAGCGCCACGGCGCGCACGACCCCGCGATGACGGCGGCCGGCGGCGTCATCTGGCGCGCGAGCCGGACGCCGGAGGGCATCGCGACCCTGGCCCTGCGCGCGGGACCAGGGGGCATCGTGCGCGGGGCGGCGTGGGGGCCCGGCGCCGAGTGGGCGCTCGCCCAGCTTCCCGCCCTCTGCGGGGCGGAGGATGACCCGGGCGACTTCGACCCGTCACTCCACCCCCTGATCGCCGAGGCCCATCACCGGCACCCGGGGCTGCGCATCGGTCGCACCGACCGGGTCTTCGACTCCCTCGCCAGCGCCGTCATGGAGCAGAAGGTCACCGCGATGCAGGCCTTCTCGGCGTGGCGGAGCATCCTCACGTGGTGCGGCGAGCGCGCACCCGGGCCGACACCCCGACCGATGTTCGCGCCGCCGGATCTGGAGGGCTGGCGCCGCATCCCGTCGTGGACGTGGCACCGGGCGGGCCTGGAGCCCCCTCAGTCCCGCACGATCGTCGACGCCGCCGCGCGCGCGGACGCCCTCGAACGCGCGGCCACCGCAGCCGTGGATGGGCCCGCCCGCGACGCCGTCCTCACGAGCGTGCGCGGCGTGGGCGTCTGGACCAGCGCGGAGACCCGCATCCGCGCGTTCGGCGACCCCGACGCCGTGAGCGTGGGCGATTACCACCTGGCCCACCACGTCGGATATGCGCTGACCGGCCACCGCGTGGAGGACGACGGGATGCTCGAACTCCTCGCCCCGTGGGCCGGGCAGCGACAGCGCGTCATCCGCCTCATCTACGCCAGCGGCGTGATCGAGCCGCGCAGGGGACCGCGCGTGCACCCCGAGGATCACCGCGACCGCTGA
- a CDS encoding VOC family protein encodes MSMTLNPYLSFRDTARPAMEFYRSVFGGDLAIDTFAAYDMGQDPAENDLVMHAQLDTPRGFTLMASDTPGSLPYAPPAGFAVSLSGDDDRELEGYWRALSDGGAITMPLETPPWGGRFGMLTDRFGVDWMVSIAPQG; translated from the coding sequence ATGTCCATGACACTGAACCCCTACCTGTCCTTCCGTGACACCGCGCGCCCTGCGATGGAGTTCTACCGCTCCGTCTTCGGCGGCGACCTCGCCATCGACACCTTCGCGGCGTACGACATGGGTCAGGACCCCGCCGAGAACGATCTGGTGATGCACGCTCAGCTGGACACCCCGCGCGGGTTCACCCTCATGGCTTCGGACACGCCGGGGTCACTGCCCTACGCTCCCCCCGCGGGATTCGCGGTGTCGCTCAGCGGGGACGACGACAGGGAACTGGAAGGATACTGGCGTGCGCTCAGCGACGGCGGCGCCATCACGATGCCGCTGGAGACCCCGCCGTGGGGTGGCCGATTCGGGATGCTGACCGACCGGTTCGGCGTCGACTGGATGGTCTCCATCGCCCCGCAGGGATGA
- a CDS encoding DMT family transporter, protein MPVPGLPIAAIGASVTLWSFAYVLSGWALQTGSPAVLSVSRFGLALIVLIPLALRRPAFVRTLRQPRTILLGFTGVTVYYALANIGLLFTTPGTAALVVSLLPVLTAIAAVVMIGERLSLRTVIGLILASLGVALVAASGFRFDLGVVLNIGALAGYAVYTVLLRRDGGRPDAPDALSLATATGVWGTALMLPWLGWEAVTGTLAAPTDARGLLSILILALVVTAPTLVLFNYGAERVPAAVSGVATAAIPAFGYAFALVLGEPLDPVKAIGGAVALAGVVIATLATPRVEPSPPGSMLPDCAEMAPDEPDVTPRA, encoded by the coding sequence GTGCCCGTGCCCGGACTGCCGATCGCGGCGATCGGGGCGTCGGTGACGCTGTGGTCGTTCGCCTACGTCCTGTCGGGCTGGGCCTTGCAGACCGGTTCGCCCGCCGTGCTGTCGGTGAGCCGCTTCGGCCTCGCGCTGATCGTGCTCATCCCCCTCGCCCTGCGGCGCCCCGCCTTCGTGCGCACGCTGCGTCAGCCGCGCACGATCCTGCTGGGTTTCACCGGCGTCACCGTGTACTACGCCCTCGCCAACATCGGCCTGCTCTTCACCACCCCCGGCACGGCGGCGCTCGTGGTCTCGCTGCTGCCGGTGCTCACCGCGATTGCCGCCGTCGTGATGATCGGTGAGCGCCTGTCGCTGCGGACCGTCATCGGCCTGATCCTCGCCTCCCTCGGCGTCGCCCTGGTCGCCGCATCCGGGTTCCGCTTCGATCTGGGCGTCGTGCTGAACATCGGCGCCCTGGCCGGCTACGCCGTCTACACCGTGCTCCTGCGTCGCGACGGCGGGCGGCCGGATGCTCCGGACGCGCTGTCGCTGGCCACCGCCACCGGCGTGTGGGGCACCGCGCTCATGCTGCCCTGGCTCGGCTGGGAGGCGGTGACGGGGACGCTCGCCGCGCCCACCGATGCGCGCGGACTCCTCAGCATCCTCATCCTCGCGCTCGTGGTCACCGCCCCCACTCTCGTGCTGTTCAACTACGGCGCCGAGCGGGTTCCGGCTGCCGTGTCCGGGGTCGCCACCGCCGCCATCCCGGCGTTCGGCTACGCCTTCGCCCTCGTCCTGGGCGAGCCGCTGGATCCGGTCAAGGCGATCGGCGGCGCCGTCGCCCTCGCCGGAGTGGTCATCGCGACACTCGCGACGCCTCGCGTGGAACCCAGTCCGCCCGGGTCGATGCTGCCCGACTGCGCCGAGATGGCGCCGGATGAACCGGACGTCACGCCCAGAGCGTGA
- the sigJ gene encoding RNA polymerase sigma factor SigJ has translation MRDVFDVETERSQLTAMAYRMLGTVADAEDAVQETYARWFRMPEDERAAVRSPGAWLGRTVGRVCLDVLGSARMRREHYVGEWLPEPVPAHSDLVTGSRSGVDPLEVSIRNDAVSTALLLVLEALTPAERVAFVLHDVFDLSFAEIAAAIGRSEAATRQLASSARRHIRQRRARMASREHHDALVRAFAAASLSGDYHAVVRVLAPDVVLHSDGGGAVSAARRPVLGADRVARFLLGLPHLQPGTVLEPVATPDGLGFLARTASGQVHSVWTAGVEGDRVTDVWIVVNPAKLTLWA, from the coding sequence GTGCGTGACGTGTTCGACGTGGAGACCGAGCGGTCGCAGTTGACGGCGATGGCGTACCGGATGCTGGGAACCGTCGCCGACGCCGAGGATGCCGTGCAGGAGACCTATGCGCGGTGGTTCCGCATGCCCGAAGACGAGCGAGCCGCCGTCCGCTCTCCCGGCGCCTGGCTCGGGCGCACGGTCGGCCGCGTGTGTCTGGACGTGCTGGGCTCGGCGCGCATGCGCCGTGAGCACTACGTCGGGGAGTGGCTGCCCGAGCCGGTGCCGGCGCACTCGGATCTGGTGACGGGGTCCCGCTCGGGCGTCGACCCGCTGGAGGTGTCGATCCGCAACGACGCGGTGAGCACGGCTCTGCTGCTGGTGCTGGAGGCCCTCACCCCCGCCGAGCGGGTGGCCTTCGTGCTGCACGACGTGTTCGACCTGAGCTTCGCCGAGATCGCCGCCGCCATCGGCCGGTCCGAGGCGGCGACACGACAGCTGGCGTCGTCGGCGCGGCGGCACATCCGACAGCGGCGGGCGCGCATGGCCTCGCGTGAGCACCACGACGCCCTCGTGCGCGCCTTCGCCGCCGCGTCGCTGAGCGGTGACTACCACGCGGTCGTGCGCGTGCTCGCCCCCGACGTCGTGCTGCACTCCGACGGCGGGGGAGCGGTGTCGGCGGCCCGGCGGCCCGTGCTCGGCGCCGACCGCGTGGCCCGCTTCCTGCTCGGGCTCCCGCATCTGCAGCCGGGGACCGTCCTCGAGCCGGTGGCGACCCCGGACGGACTCGGGTTCCTCGCCCGTACGGCGAGCGGGCAGGTGCACAGCGTGTGGACGGCCGGCGTGGAGGGTGACCGCGTGACCGACGTGTGGATCGTGGTCAACCCCGCCAAGCTCACGCTCTGGGCGTGA
- a CDS encoding SDR family oxidoreductase produces MSDHAEQERTAVRVAVAGGTGAVGHHAVASLRAAGHEPVVISRGRGVDARRAAGLDAALEGVDAVIDALSVETLDGGETVEFFRATTQNLLAAEARAGVQHHVALSIVAIERAPFGYYAGKVAQEQLVEAGDIPWTILRAAQFHEFAAQMYDRAKIGPLRVAPRMRTQPVAAREVGDALAAIAAGGAAGRVPDLAGPREESLVRMVRAYARAIGARGWLPAVPVPGPFGRAQRDGSLLPDASATLGRQTFDQWLAGVRPAR; encoded by the coding sequence ATGTCGGACCACGCAGAACAGGAGCGAACGGCGGTGAGGGTTGCGGTGGCCGGGGGTACCGGCGCGGTGGGACATCACGCCGTGGCGTCCTTGCGCGCGGCGGGACACGAGCCGGTGGTGATCTCACGCGGCAGGGGCGTCGACGCGCGGCGCGCTGCGGGGCTGGATGCGGCGCTGGAGGGCGTGGACGCGGTGATCGATGCGCTGAGCGTGGAGACGCTGGACGGCGGGGAGACGGTGGAGTTCTTCCGCGCGACGACGCAGAACCTCCTCGCCGCGGAGGCACGTGCCGGAGTGCAGCACCACGTGGCCCTCTCCATCGTCGCGATCGAGCGTGCCCCGTTCGGCTATTACGCCGGAAAGGTCGCACAGGAGCAGCTCGTCGAAGCCGGAGACATCCCGTGGACGATCCTTCGGGCCGCCCAGTTCCACGAATTCGCCGCCCAGATGTACGACCGCGCGAAGATCGGCCCGCTCCGCGTCGCCCCGCGCATGCGGACGCAACCGGTCGCTGCCCGCGAGGTCGGGGACGCGCTGGCCGCCATCGCGGCCGGGGGCGCGGCGGGGCGCGTCCCGGATCTGGCCGGGCCGCGGGAGGAGAGCCTCGTGCGCATGGTGCGCGCGTATGCCCGTGCGATCGGTGCGCGCGGATGGCTTCCGGCGGTGCCGGTACCGGGACCCTTCGGCCGGGCACAGCGCGACGGGTCGCTCCTGCCCGATGCCTCCGCCACGCTCGGACGCCAGACGTTCGACCAGTGGCTCGCCGGAGTCCGTCCCGCCCGGTGA
- a CDS encoding aldo/keto reductase yields MPGIPTVPLNDGTDFPELGLGTYNLRGEAGVTAMVSALESGYRLLDSAVNYENEAEVGEAVRRSGIPRDEILVTTKIPGRDHGYDEATASARRSLDTLGLDRIDLYLIHWPNPSVDKYVDTWRAMIDLRADGAVRSIGVSNFTEPMLRRIVEETGVVPAVNQVELHPYFPQDQLRAVHAELGIRTESWSPLARRSELLGESVVTEVAHAHGVTPTQAVLRWHVQVGSTPIPKSADPQRQRENADVFGFELTSEEVDALSALRRGRLWDGDPDTHEEM; encoded by the coding sequence ATGCCAGGCATCCCCACCGTTCCCCTCAATGACGGCACCGACTTCCCCGAGCTCGGGCTGGGCACGTACAACCTGCGCGGCGAAGCGGGCGTGACCGCGATGGTCTCCGCGCTGGAGTCGGGCTACCGGCTGCTGGATTCCGCGGTCAACTACGAGAACGAGGCCGAGGTGGGCGAGGCGGTCCGCCGCAGCGGCATCCCGCGTGACGAGATCCTCGTCACGACGAAGATCCCCGGTCGCGATCACGGCTACGACGAGGCGACGGCCAGCGCGCGGCGGTCGCTGGACACGCTGGGCCTGGACCGCATCGACCTCTACCTCATCCACTGGCCGAACCCGAGCGTCGACAAGTACGTCGATACGTGGCGGGCGATGATCGATCTGCGCGCGGACGGGGCGGTGCGCTCGATCGGCGTGTCGAACTTCACCGAGCCGATGCTGCGTCGCATCGTCGAGGAGACCGGCGTCGTGCCGGCGGTCAACCAGGTGGAGCTGCATCCGTACTTCCCGCAAGACCAGCTGCGCGCCGTGCACGCCGAGCTCGGCATCCGCACGGAGAGCTGGAGCCCCCTCGCCCGCCGCAGCGAACTGCTCGGCGAATCGGTCGTGACCGAGGTCGCCCACGCCCACGGCGTGACGCCCACCCAGGCGGTGCTGCGCTGGCACGTGCAGGTGGGGTCGACGCCCATCCCGAAGTCGGCGGATCCGCAGCGCCAGCGGGAGAACGCCGACGTCTTCGGCTTCGAACTCACCTCTGAGGAGGTCGACGCGCTCTCGGCGCTCCGTCGGGGCCGCCTGTGGGACGGCGACCCTGACACGCACGAGGAGATGTAG
- a CDS encoding GNAT family N-acetyltransferase, which yields MTPVRTARLTLRAWTTDADDVAFVFDMYSRMDVLRYLGRTPRVLEDPAEASAMIGRWEALRDGVLGVRAITTHDGERLGCLLLKRIPWSTDAAAPGTPEDIEIGWHLHPDAWGHGYAAEAAAAVLPLAWAAGVPRIVAVTNPANAASQSVCRRIGMPALGPTDRYYDSTCELFEFVAPAGSGAS from the coding sequence ATGACCCCGGTGCGCACTGCGCGGCTGACGCTGCGAGCGTGGACGACGGATGCGGACGACGTCGCGTTCGTCTTCGACATGTATTCGCGCATGGACGTGCTGCGCTACCTCGGTCGCACCCCGCGCGTGCTGGAGGACCCGGCCGAGGCGTCCGCCATGATCGGCAGGTGGGAGGCGCTCCGCGACGGCGTGCTCGGAGTGCGGGCGATCACGACGCACGACGGCGAGCGGCTGGGGTGCCTCCTGCTCAAGCGCATACCGTGGTCCACGGATGCCGCGGCGCCGGGAACGCCCGAAGACATCGAGATCGGCTGGCACCTGCATCCCGACGCGTGGGGCCATGGCTACGCCGCGGAGGCGGCCGCCGCCGTGCTGCCGTTGGCGTGGGCGGCGGGCGTCCCGCGCATCGTCGCGGTGACCAACCCCGCCAACGCCGCCTCCCAGAGCGTGTGCCGCCGCATCGGGATGCCCGCGCTCGGCCCGACCGACCGGTACTACGACAGCACGTGCGAGTTGTTCGAGTTCGTGGCGCCGGCAGGCAGCGGCGCGAGCTAG
- a CDS encoding GNAT family N-acetyltransferase, translated as MPQIHRAGVADIDPITLYRILWLRVSVFVVEQDAAYPEIDGRDIEPGAELMWIAEGPEVVATLRILRDADGMRIGRVATAAPARGRGYAGDLMRAAVARCAETAPGLPIALDAQMQLEDWYARFGFVRSGEPFEEDGIPHIPMRRS; from the coding sequence GTGCCCCAGATCCACCGAGCCGGCGTCGCCGACATCGATCCGATCACGCTCTACCGCATCCTGTGGCTGCGCGTGAGTGTCTTCGTCGTCGAGCAGGATGCCGCGTACCCCGAGATCGACGGGCGCGACATCGAGCCAGGAGCGGAGCTCATGTGGATCGCGGAGGGGCCCGAGGTCGTCGCGACGCTGCGGATCCTCCGCGATGCGGACGGAATGCGCATCGGGCGGGTGGCCACCGCCGCGCCCGCCCGGGGGCGCGGGTACGCCGGCGACCTCATGCGGGCGGCCGTCGCGCGCTGCGCCGAGACGGCGCCGGGGCTGCCGATCGCCCTGGACGCGCAGATGCAGCTCGAGGACTGGTACGCCCGTTTCGGCTTCGTCCGCTCGGGGGAACCGTTCGAGGAGGACGGCATCCCGCACATCCCGATGAGGAGATCATGA
- a CDS encoding epoxide hydrolase family protein produces the protein MEDHRVTPFRIRIHPDEVTDLRRRLDAARFPPELPGDEWSTGVPVAVLRDHVARWREHDWVATEERLNRLPQFTTEIDGQTVHFVHARSAVRGAVPLMLIHGWPGSFLEFEGLVGPLTDPAAHGGDSRDAFDVVIPSLPGFGFSTPLTGSGWSTRRIAAAFAELMTRLGYERFVVQGGDIGAAVAPEIGRVAPDRVIGVHVNGALGAFHPHVGEDALAAMPPVERDRMRRIGEFMQTELGYVAIQSTRPGLIGAMTADSPAGQLAWMLDKLQSWSHPPEQPATEVLGDEFVFADLSLYWFTASGGSSAYVGYAQGEGWGDDPVASGVPTAAIQFAHDIGIRAFAQECNRIVRWSEHSDRGGHFAALEEPELLVDDVRAFVRSLRPADGDEPHPGR, from the coding sequence ATGGAAGATCACCGGGTCACCCCCTTCCGCATCCGGATCCACCCCGACGAGGTCACCGACCTTCGGAGGCGATTGGACGCGGCCCGGTTCCCACCGGAGCTGCCCGGCGACGAGTGGAGCACGGGGGTGCCCGTCGCCGTGCTCCGTGACCATGTCGCCCGGTGGCGGGAGCATGATTGGGTGGCCACCGAGGAGCGGCTGAACCGTCTGCCGCAGTTCACCACCGAGATCGACGGGCAGACGGTCCACTTCGTGCACGCGCGGTCCGCGGTGCGCGGTGCCGTTCCGCTCATGCTGATCCACGGATGGCCCGGATCCTTCCTCGAGTTCGAGGGACTGGTGGGGCCGCTGACCGACCCGGCCGCGCACGGGGGCGACAGTCGCGACGCATTCGATGTCGTGATCCCGTCGCTGCCGGGATTCGGGTTCTCGACTCCGCTCACGGGATCCGGTTGGTCGACACGTCGCATCGCCGCCGCGTTCGCCGAGCTCATGACCCGGCTCGGGTACGAGCGGTTCGTCGTGCAGGGTGGCGACATCGGAGCGGCGGTGGCCCCCGAGATCGGGCGGGTCGCGCCTGATCGCGTGATCGGCGTGCACGTCAACGGTGCGCTTGGGGCGTTTCACCCGCACGTCGGTGAGGACGCGCTGGCGGCGATGCCGCCCGTCGAACGCGACCGGATGCGCCGGATCGGCGAGTTCATGCAGACGGAGCTGGGCTACGTCGCGATCCAGTCCACGCGGCCCGGCCTCATCGGTGCCATGACCGCTGACAGCCCGGCCGGACAGCTGGCATGGATGCTGGACAAGCTGCAGTCGTGGAGCCATCCGCCGGAGCAGCCGGCGACCGAGGTGCTCGGAGACGAGTTCGTCTTCGCCGACCTGTCGCTGTACTGGTTCACCGCGAGCGGCGGCTCTTCCGCCTACGTCGGGTATGCCCAGGGCGAAGGATGGGGAGATGACCCGGTCGCCTCGGGAGTGCCGACGGCGGCGATCCAGTTCGCACACGACATCGGCATCCGTGCGTTCGCGCAGGAGTGCAACCGCATCGTCCGCTGGAGCGAGCACTCCGACCGAGGCGGGCATTTCGCCGCGCTCGAGGAGCCGGAGCTGCTCGTGGACGATGTTCGCGCATTCGTCCGGTCGCTTCGTCCGGCGGATGGCGACGAGCCCCACCCGGGTCGGTAG
- a CDS encoding helix-turn-helix transcriptional regulator, whose protein sequence is MSRTTGRTLALLGLLQSRPEWTGAELRRRLEVSDRTLRRDIDDLRALGYGIEATRGVGGGYRLGAGASVPPLTLAVDEAVAIAVGLRTAAAGIVTGIEDAATRTLAKLELSLAPSTRDQIAAVERAMVNLGRARDDIDVETVTALARSIAQRRAIRIRYRRHDGEIVERTVEPHRIIHTADRWYLVAWEPRRRGWRTLRVDRIGWVALTPTTFGAREIPDDALREATTRAISISPYPVRARVRIHAEAHVVRRIFGPTVAEVIDRGATTELITGADRPEVIALYLGTCGLRWELLEGEEVRATLHRLSEEFAASASSG, encoded by the coding sequence ATGTCGCGGACGACCGGTCGAACCCTCGCCCTCCTGGGACTGCTGCAGTCGCGCCCCGAGTGGACCGGGGCGGAGCTGCGTCGGCGACTCGAGGTCAGTGACCGGACGCTGCGGCGCGACATCGACGACCTGCGGGCGCTCGGTTACGGGATCGAGGCCACCCGCGGCGTCGGCGGCGGCTACCGGCTGGGCGCCGGCGCGTCGGTTCCCCCGCTGACCCTCGCCGTCGACGAAGCCGTCGCGATCGCCGTCGGGCTGCGCACCGCGGCGGCGGGAATCGTGACGGGGATCGAGGATGCCGCCACACGGACCCTCGCCAAGCTCGAGCTGTCTCTCGCTCCTTCGACGCGTGATCAGATCGCGGCGGTCGAACGGGCGATGGTGAATCTGGGGCGCGCCCGCGACGACATCGACGTGGAAACGGTCACGGCGCTCGCGCGTTCGATCGCGCAGCGCCGCGCCATCCGCATCCGTTACCGCCGGCACGACGGCGAGATCGTCGAGCGCACGGTCGAGCCGCATCGGATCATCCACACTGCAGACCGCTGGTACCTCGTCGCATGGGAGCCCCGGCGCCGCGGATGGCGCACCCTCCGGGTGGACCGCATCGGCTGGGTGGCACTCACTCCCACGACGTTCGGCGCGCGGGAGATCCCCGACGACGCGCTGCGTGAAGCCACCACCCGGGCGATCAGCATCTCCCCGTATCCGGTGCGCGCCCGCGTCCGCATCCACGCCGAGGCGCACGTGGTGCGACGGATCTTCGGGCCCACGGTCGCGGAGGTCATCGACCGTGGCGCCACGACGGAACTGATCACGGGGGCCGATCGCCCGGAGGTGATCGCCCTCTACCTGGGCACGTGCGGCCTGCGGTGGGAACTGCTCGAGGGCGAGGAGGTGCGCGCGACGCTGCACCGCCTGTCCGAGGAGTTCGCCGCATCCGCCAGCAGTGGCTGA